The nucleotide sequence taataatagtcaaagtcataataatgatatcaatactaataatataaataaatataataatcttagtaatgataatactaatagtttatAAATGATAGTActagcaataataatgataatatcataaattatatcattaagcattttattattaataatatctaacatgctagcaataatattaattaataatgataatcacagtaataataataataacataataataatactaagtgtcGTAACTATAATAACAATCATCAAtataacaattctaataataatctaataataataataataataataataataataataataataataataataataataataataataataataataataataataataataataataataataataataataataaaagtaataaaaatatacccttgaagctttttgtaaaaagaattgccccgaacgggactcgaactcgcgacctctcgcacACCCAAGCTAACCCTTAACCATTACACTGCTACATATTTTTCTGATTATtactacttgtaaatagatataacCCGTTTAGTTTTTCTGActccttttcttcttcttcatcgatTACAATTCCCTTCCATCAGTTAAGTTTAACAACCAACACAAGCATTTATCGATTTAATTTAGACTGTTATAATGAATTAAAAACAATTAATAATTTGTAATttattgaaagaaaaaaaataaaaaaaaactgctgCAGACCGTCgctgaaataaataaaaaaaaaattttgattttcgaATTTGGTAACGTTTTAAgcaaaagttcatacatgaactaGTTTTCAAATCACTTCTAAAACGCTCGTGTATCATCTATTGTACCTGAAACATCAAAGCAGATTTGAATTTCACAAAGAACacctcgtttgactttttgatttaacaGTTTGACTCgtaaaattcgaattcgataaGGAAAATTGGGTCGTGAGATTTCACAGATAGTTTGAGTAGACAAATTCAAACAACTCTGCATTGATAGATTTTTAAGTTTCATTCGAAAATCGATTTTTGTATGAAAAGTTACTTGAGCAAAGAATCGGGACTATTTCTTGAATTTTTCTGTTTAATTCTTCATTTACAGCTATTTAGGTGTGATAATTGAGATTGATGGTGAAAAGAAACTTGAATGACTGCTCTCCTACATGAACTGATCGATGGCTCCATATATTTGACTGGTCGACCAATTATTTGTTCAAAAGAAAACAGAAGAGTAAAATAAAACTTTGAATAAATAATACATTGATTGGTACGAATGATAAGGATAGTTAACAGATTGTATTTAATTGGATTCAATTATGTAAGATTAGGGATATAGAGACAAAATCGATTACAGTAGGGTTGGTATGTAAATTGCTGGGTTCCTagctttataaatttataaaatatattaatactaataattaataaatgtattattagtactaacaattatattaataataataaataaataaaaatacaaataatctTAAAacttataacaattatattattattgatggTGATAGATTATATTAATTTCTATTgataattactataataataatgatattaatattaataattttgctaaagataataataataataataatacataataatttatattaactaaagttgtaatcttattactaatatgaatgaagataattacaatattaataatactaataataatagtaatcatcccAGACAtcaattatatcaaatttcattCTTATGtaatttacaaaataataataacattgctgttaatattagatatatattctaatgatagtagtgaaagtaattataatattagtaaaggtaGCAAAAGCATTAAATTTCATAcctatatattatctataatattataactaatactgatattaattattaatattaaccttagtattaacaataataatgaaagtaataaaaattcttATTGTAACAgttatattttaatttgttaataatatattaattatgtaatatttaatgatcacataatatattataatatagcttttattgattctttattatttaattttatatatattatatttaattgttatacatagatctcatatttttttatatatatatagattcattttaataacgacctaattattctgtatattattttacatttttttatttcaattgattaaagtataatttattaattcaaaatattttatatatatagtacatatttaattacacacaattgttcgtgaatcgtcgagcatagcaaAAGGGTAAACGATTATATGAACACAACTCAAAGTATTTGAgatttcaacaatacagactttgcttatcgtgtcggaaacatataaagattaagtttaaatttggtcaaaaattctcgggtcatcacaacacTTTCCCGAGTAAGATGAGTTTTATGCAATGTTCCGGCTAGCCCTTGCTCGGTATGCTTGTTCCCGGATGCCCACACAGGTAATCTTCTGACTAGGTTACTAAAGTGGAACCGGGAAGATGTTCCTTGCCCGAGGTGGTTCATGCCGGGTATATTTTAGTCGGAGTGTTACTAGTAGTGTGTCTTTCTGAGACGGATCGTTATGCGCATCATCAGATTGCATGACTATTACGAGGGTAAAGACACCATTGATTTTCTCACCCATTATGCAAGCAACTCTCCTCAACAGGCTGGTCCATTCGGTGAATGTGAGGTGTGGGTGTGTTTGCATATCAAGCGAGTAGTTTGTCGATTGCCTTTTGGTTTAGGGGACCCAAAGGAAGAGGGTACAAAATATAGGAAAAgaatggcatatatatatatatatatatatatatatatatatatatatatatatatatatatatatatatatatatatatatatatatatatatatatatatatatatattctttagagCTAGATTTGAAGTCCGGGATGAAACGGAACTAGTCGATGATGTACCAGAAAAGAACTACTTCTTTATCGGTGTTTGACtcgatatatattttaaatgacgAGCTTGATGATGGTAGTCCAAACAAGGAGGTTTTGGTGGACTCTTCCCCGACTCCATGTTTAGAAAAGGGTGACTTTGGTGCTGCGGAGAGATCGATAATTGGTTTGGGTGTTGTGAATGAGGTAGGGAACAACGAGGCGTCTAGTGCACTAGAGTTTGATAAATCTAGAGAAAAGAAACCAATGTCTAAAGAGGCGTTCACGACATTTGACGAGATGATGTGCAAGTTGgctaaaactagaaaacaaaagcaaaTGAAAAAGAATAAACTGGTTCAAGGCGCCGAAAGATAGAAATTTGAAAAATTCATTATGGATGCTTGATGTTCGGAATCATTGGTTTCGTGGTTGTACGCTCTTTGTGTGATCTAGATGGTTTCTAATCTCGTGATCGTCTCGTAGATTGGTTACTCTTTATTTGTCTTTTTTAGTTTATGTTGGTTTTAGGTATTTGTCGTGTTTGCTCTCGATTGCTTTCCTTTTAGAGTTGTGAGCTTCAGTTCTGGTTTCTGGTTTGTTTAGCTCGATAGTTCTATCTTTTGTATGTTTAAAAGGGTTTCATCTTTTTGATGAAATCCTTTTCAATTTATAGAAGTTGTTCTTTTTTtcgtaaagaaaaaaaaaaaaagtttatagGTAGGAATGGGTGGGTATATACTATATAGTGTGGCAATACAATGAAAAGCTTTAACCTTTTTGATTGAAAAACAGAAAGGAAAATTGTATTCCTAGGGGGACCTGTTGAAGAAGACTAATCAACGGCAAAATACCCCAACATCACACGCTCGCTAGTTGCACTTTCCGGCGATCTGAAGGAACATACAATACCCGAACAAACATCTCTCTTCCAACGCCCCCCTAATTTTAATTGACCGTCTCCGTCACTTCAGTAAACTCTACGTCTTCGTTACCgctttttaaaagtcaacaaatatTCTCATTCTCAATTCAATTCATTGAACCAATTTAAATTAAATCAAATCTAATAGTATAATCTACTAGATCTCTCTCAACTGTAATGTGATATACCTGTTTCCATTGATAATTTTTTGAATTCATTGAATCGATGGATTCGGTGTCCATCCGTGTGCCCTACAAAAACCTCAACCAACATAATGCGGAGGTTGAATTGACGAATTTTGAAGATGAATCTAATCAACGCATCATCAACCAATCCCTAAATTCGACTAGCTTATCTAATGCTGACGTCTCTACTTCCCCCACCACCGACAATTGTAGCTTGATTACCTTGGTTTTGAGTTGTACTGTAGCTGCTGGTGTGCAATTTGGTTGGGCATTGCAACTCTCTCTTCTCACTCCTTATATCCAGGTTTTTATATACTCCATATTATGATTatgactcatcatcatcatcatcatcatcatcatataaagtatcatatatcatatatgaaTATGAAAATGAAATTGAATAACAAAGAATTCTTTATATTGCAAAAGTTGTAAGCTTGTAGAATATGAAACAGGTGTTAATATGCTATAAATGAGTAATCAACTATATAGGACCATTTCTTTGCTGTATTGGTGAATTTGTTATAGGTTAGAGGCTAGTAAAGTGTTGTTGATCCTAATGTTAGTGGGGTATAATGTAATTCAATTGAATGTTAATGGACTTGAATTGCATTAGGGATAACTTGTAAATACTGTATGTGATTAAAAGATGCTGGTAGCCAAGTTCAATTTTTATAGTCTACAACATTGGGCCTTGCCttcaaaaaattaaaataaaactgtACTAGTATATGATTATTATTTGCTGATGCTGTTAGCATAAACACAACTGTTTCCATAAGGGGATGTCTGTCGTAAAAGGGAGATTTATATCGTTGGTTATGTTTCAATATCTGGGTTAATATTCCTGGTTTCTTATCCACTCATCACGGATACATCGCTAGTTTGCTATATAATATACAACCTTGCCTGAACTGAGTAAGGTGATCTTGGTAACTTTTACATCTGAAGCTAAAATTGATATATACTTTTATCATTTCTTGGCAACTTTCTTCTCAGACTTGGGCAACAACACGTTTTCATCTCTCTGTTACACAAAACCTCGAAGTCATTTTCTTCGCTTGCACAGAACCATCAATTGTATCCTTCATCTAGGGGTATCATTACTACCTTTCGATCTAAAGTTATTAGTTATTCGGCAACTTGCAGATGTCTCTTCCAGGGTCATCATGCTCATCGACCAGGCACAATTAGTACGGTGTTTATGTGTTTTCGAGCATTGTTAGTTAGGATGCTTAACACTTTGAAAGTAATATGCAGCATTATGTGGCACCTTTTTTGGCATGAACAGGAAATCTGAATAACTGTGGCTTGAATCAATAAACTTTTATAGATTCGATGCATGTCGTTGTAGCTCCCTGCTAGTACGTATAAAAATGATTGCATTTATCTGCAGATAAACTTGTCTTTACATCCTAAACGATTATCTGTATAGGTATATTACTTTTTATTGAGGGGCTTAAACTGTTCtatttatggtttttttttttttttttttttttttttttttttttgaatgcaGATGCTTGGAATAGGGCATGCTTTTTCATCATTTATTTGGCTTTGTGGTCCTATTACTGGTCTTGTGGTAAGTCATGGTATTAATCTGTGTAGAATCAGGAATCACCCTATGCTCGATAAAAACAAAGTAGATTCCTTTTCGTATACATGATTTACATGTACATGACCGTTATAGTTGCATATGCTTACTTACGCTATTACtgcatataatatattttattCAAACTTAGGGATAAAATAGGTTACTTCATAGTGAAGTAAAAATGTCTGGGCTAACTGGGCTGACACGTTTATATTTATATGCGCTCTTGTATTTTTTTATACTTAGTTGAATTGTTAGATATGATGGAAAACTATATGTAGGGGAGATGCAGTTGAATAGCTTTTAAAAACTTCAATGTAGGTTACATTTTTAATGTAATGTAGGTGAAGACCTAGACTGTTGAAATGAATAGGCGGCTACTGGGCATTGATTATTAGTAGTAAACTAACCTCATGTTATGTTTATTATTCAGGTTCAACCTTGTGTTGGTATCTGGAGTGATCGATGCTCTTCAAAATATGGTAGAAGACGACCATTTATTTTGGTTGGATCTCTCATGATATCAATTGCTGTGAGCTTTGTGCTACAACAACCTGTGATTTTAGCTATATCCGTTTACTTTCTTTTGGATCCACTAAACTATATTTTGCACTTTAGGTGATAACTATCGGGTTTTCTGCAGACATCGGATACTTGCTTGGAGATACGAAGGAACATTGCaggtttcattttacttcaatatatTTTATATTGATTATGGTGATTAGTTTTATAAGCTAGTTACATAATATTGCAGCACATTCAAAGGTACAAGGACAAGAGCAGCTTTTGTCTTCATTATAGGTTTCTGGATGCTGGATCTTGCTAATAACACTGTTCAGGTATGGATTACCAAACATGTTCTGTGGCTGTTTATAACTTGAATAAAATGCTCTTAAGTATCATGTATATGTTTAAATAATTAGTTTAGTACATGTAGGGCCCTGCTCGAGCTCTCTTGGCTGATTTAGCAGGTGTGTACCCAAGTTTCCTCGTTGtgagttttatttatttatcagGATATGTTTAAAAATGTCGGTTGAATTAAATGAATTTGAAAATGCCAAGACTATTATTTATTGAATAGGCCCTGATCAGAGAAATTCAGCAAATGCTATATTTTGCTCATGGATGGCAATTGGAAACATTTTAGGGTTTTTATCTGGCTCTAGTGGGAATTGGCACAAGTAACATATATACTCAACTTTAACTTAATTTATTACTCAAACCTTTATATCTACTGATTGAGTTGTGTTAGGTTTTTCTTATCGATTGACTCGTGTGGAGTCTGTCCTTGGCAGGTGGTTTCCTTTTTTGACAACTAGAGCTTGTTGTGAGGCATGTGGAAATCTGAAGGCAGCGTTTTTAGTTGCAGTGGTAAgtttatataatgatatatataaaacagTTGGTGCATCAGTAAGTTTCTAGAAAAACTGCATACTCATAACCTTGCATGCAGTGAAGGTCACTTGTTACTATGTAGTGCATCAGTGTCTTATAATACACCAGGGTATTTGTTATAGTATCATTTTTACAAGTGTGCCTTTTGGCATGACTAGATATTATAAATTTCGAAATCAGTTATGCATGAGTAATCTTGTTCTTGGAAAAGGGTCTATGTAAGACTTTTACTCCCTCCTCATCAAAGATTCCGCACTTTATTTTACAAAGAAATCCCATGAAGATATGGATAATCTTCTctttttttcacaagattttcatcTTGAAATTAGATACTTGTTCATGCCATTGTTACAACTTAGTttatggtatttttttttttttagttttgctTTATCTGTATGTATCTTTCAGCAAAATGTACCCAAGTTATTTTTCCAGTCAGTTGTCTTACTAACTTGTAATCTCTTAGGCATTGGATTTGTAGACACTTTCTGACCCTTTAATATTTGTTAACTTGTAATATTGTTCATGCCACTTTTTTCTTTACCTATCTGGTTGAACTTTCTAAATGTCAAACAAACTCACAAATGAAATGACCTGGATATGTTGATATAATTTATCCTGGGAATGCTTTTATTGGACTGTTTTGGTCCGTGCTCTCTTTTTGGATGTCTTTTCGTAACACATTGCTAGTACTTTGACAGCTTTTTCTTACTTTCTGCACTTTGGTGACTCTCTACTTTGCGAAAGAGATTCCATTACCACCAAAACAGCATCACAGATTGTTGGATTCTGCTCCACTTTTGGATGATCCTCACCAGTTTTCGCTTAACAATTCAGAATCAAAAGTTCTGACGAATTCAGTTGATCACGGAGTTGGTAAATCAGTTGAAATGAATGGCGGTACGGCAACTGTCACAAATGTTGAGGAAGATAAAGTTGAAACCTTTAATGACAGTCCTGGAGCAGTCCTGGTTAACTTGTTGACCAGTTTACGACATTTACCAGTAGGGATGCACTCGGTACTTATTGTAATGGCTCTTACATGGGTAAGTTTAAAACATGCATTCAAGTTATGCCATATTTTTTGTATGCTATTATTCATGTTCATGCTTACATCTGCAGTTGTCGTGGTTCCCCTTTTTTCTTTTTGATACGGATTGGATGGGCAGAGAGGTTTATCATGGTGACCCGAAAGGGGATGCTGCTGAAATTCGCGCATATGATCAAGGTGTCAGAGAAGGCGCTTTTGGTTTGCTATTGAATTCGGTAACaacacaaattgagcatatgcagtCTTACTTTtactaaataatttttttatatcGGAGGATTTAAATTGTTCAACACTTCTGTCACACATATGTTTGATTAGGCATTCGGTTTAATTAAACTCTAAGAATCTTGTCATTATATTATTTGTCTCACTTGTATATTCGTATCTGTTGGGACAGGTGGTTCTCGGTATCACTTCTTTTATGATTGAACCATTGTGTAAGTGGATGGGTTCAAGGCTAGTATGGGCATTGAGCAACTTTGTTGTGTTTGCCTGCATGGTAGGCACTGCTATCATTACCTT is from Rutidosis leptorrhynchoides isolate AG116_Rl617_1_P2 chromosome 10, CSIRO_AGI_Rlap_v1, whole genome shotgun sequence and encodes:
- the LOC139872452 gene encoding sucrose transport protein SUC3-like, whose amino-acid sequence is MDSVSIRVPYKNLNQHNAEVELTNFEDESNQRIINQSLNSTSLSNADVSTSPTTDNCSLITLVLSCTVAAGVQFGWALQLSLLTPYIQMLGIGHAFSSFIWLCGPITGLVVQPCVGIWSDRCSSKYGRRRPFILVGSLMISIAVITIGFSADIGYLLGDTKEHCSTFKGTRTRAAFVFIIGFWMLDLANNTVQGPARALLADLAGPDQRNSANAIFCSWMAIGNILGFLSGSSGNWHKWFPFLTTRACCEACGNLKAAFLVAVLFLTFCTLVTLYFAKEIPLPPKQHHRLLDSAPLLDDPHQFSLNNSESKVLTNSVDHGVGKSVEMNGGTATVTNVEEDKVETFNDSPGAVLVNLLTSLRHLPVGMHSVLIVMALTWLSWFPFFLFDTDWMGREVYHGDPKGDAAEIRAYDQGVREGAFGLLLNSVVLGITSFMIEPLCKWMGSRLVWALSNFVVFACMVGTAIITLISVRQSESAVVGENESIKNASLIIFAILGLPLAITYSVPFSVTAELTADSGGGQGLAIGVLNLAIVVPQMVVSLGAGPWDALFGGGNVPAFVLASVSALAAGVFAALKLPTLSTTSYKPTAFHFG